A window of Streptomyces sp. SAI-127 contains these coding sequences:
- a CDS encoding glycosyltransferase family 2 protein yields the protein MSDPDISVVICVYTEDRWEDILAAVASVRTQSYPALETLLIVDHNPVLLDRLTKEYKEAQEVRVFANAGPRGLSAGRNTGIAASRGEVIAFLDDDAVAERDWLRHFASGYADPRVMAVGGRTMPIWASGRRPAWFPKEFDWVVGCTYKGIPSGLVRVRNVLGGNASFRRTAFDAAGGFATGIGRDGDKRPLGCEETELCIRLSRARPDAVLLIDDRAVIHHRVPEAREHFGYFRTRAYAEGLSKALVARSVGADKGLESERRYATRVLPAGVVRGLRDAALSRPGGAGRAGAIVAGVLTAAGGYVVGTVRARRGGATFTVADIEGERDG from the coding sequence TTGAGCGATCCCGACATCTCCGTCGTGATCTGCGTGTACACCGAGGACCGCTGGGAGGACATCCTCGCGGCGGTCGCCTCGGTGCGTACGCAGTCGTACCCGGCCCTGGAGACACTGCTGATCGTCGACCACAATCCGGTGCTCCTGGACCGCCTGACCAAGGAGTACAAGGAAGCCCAGGAGGTCCGCGTGTTCGCCAACGCGGGCCCCCGGGGCCTGTCCGCGGGCCGCAACACCGGGATCGCCGCCTCGCGCGGCGAGGTGATCGCCTTCCTGGACGACGACGCCGTCGCCGAGCGGGACTGGCTGCGCCACTTCGCCTCCGGATACGCGGACCCGCGGGTCATGGCCGTCGGCGGCCGTACGATGCCGATCTGGGCGTCGGGACGCCGGCCCGCCTGGTTCCCCAAGGAGTTCGACTGGGTGGTCGGCTGCACCTACAAGGGCATCCCGTCCGGCCTGGTCCGTGTGCGCAACGTCCTGGGCGGCAACGCCTCCTTCCGCCGCACCGCCTTCGACGCCGCGGGCGGCTTCGCCACCGGCATCGGGCGGGACGGCGACAAACGCCCGCTGGGCTGCGAGGAGACGGAGCTGTGCATCCGGCTGAGCCGGGCCAGACCGGACGCGGTCCTGCTGATCGACGACCGGGCGGTGATCCACCACCGGGTGCCCGAGGCGCGCGAGCACTTCGGGTACTTCCGCACGCGCGCGTACGCGGAGGGCCTGTCGAAGGCGCTCGTGGCCCGAAGTGTCGGCGCGGACAAGGGACTTGAGTCCGAGCGCCGGTACGCCACCCGGGTGCTGCCGGCCGGGGTGGTGCGCGGGCTGCGGGATGCCGCGCTGTCCCGGCCGGGCGGCGCGGGGAGGGCGGGCGCGATCGTCGCCGGGGTGCTCACCGCGGCCGGCGGGTATGTGGTCGGCACCGTCCGGGCGCGGCGGGGCGGAGCCACGTTCACGGTCGCGGACATCGAGGGGGAGAGAGATGGCTGA
- a CDS encoding glycosyltransferase family 2 protein, with amino-acid sequence MSSVLRPATAGQDVPTASQYRPISTHLAITPPVSVVIPAMNEAENLPYVFKTLPDWIHEVVLVDGNSTDDTVAVARELWPEVKVVKQHGKGKGDALITGFEACTGDIVVMIDADGSADGNEIVSYVSALVSGADFAKGSRFANGGGTDDMTFIRKLGNWALCTIVNRKFGARYTDLCYGYNAFWRHCLDKIDLDCTGFEVETLMNIRVVKAGLKVQEIPSYEYLRIHGASNLRAVRDGFRVLKVILGERSNRRALRRRAHYSPMLDSRRGEVS; translated from the coding sequence ATGAGTTCAGTTCTGCGCCCGGCGACTGCGGGCCAGGATGTGCCGACAGCCAGCCAGTACCGGCCCATCTCCACTCACCTGGCCATCACGCCACCCGTGAGTGTCGTCATACCCGCCATGAACGAGGCGGAGAACCTTCCGTACGTCTTCAAGACGCTGCCCGACTGGATCCACGAAGTGGTTCTGGTGGACGGCAACTCCACGGACGACACCGTCGCGGTGGCCCGCGAGCTGTGGCCCGAGGTGAAGGTCGTGAAGCAGCACGGCAAGGGCAAGGGGGACGCCCTGATCACCGGGTTCGAAGCCTGCACCGGTGACATCGTCGTCATGATCGACGCGGACGGCTCGGCCGACGGCAACGAGATCGTCTCCTATGTGTCCGCCCTCGTCTCGGGCGCGGACTTCGCCAAGGGGTCCCGCTTCGCCAACGGCGGCGGCACCGACGACATGACCTTCATCCGCAAACTCGGCAACTGGGCGCTGTGCACCATCGTCAACCGTAAGTTCGGCGCCCGCTACACGGATCTCTGCTACGGGTACAACGCCTTCTGGCGGCACTGCCTCGACAAGATCGACCTCGACTGCACAGGCTTCGAGGTGGAGACCCTGATGAACATCCGGGTGGTCAAGGCGGGACTCAAGGTGCAGGAGATACCGAGCTACGAGTACCTCCGCATCCACGGCGCGAGCAATCTGCGGGCCGTCCGGGACGGGTTCCGGGTGCTCAAGGTGATCCTCGGGGAGCGGTCGAACCGGCGTGCGCTGCGCCGCCGCGCCCACTACTCGCCGATGCTCGACTCGCGCCGGGGAGAGGTGTCTTGA
- a CDS encoding polysaccharide deacetylase family protein: MAERPVPILMYHAVATDPNAATRVLSVSPEAFARQMEILAESGLTPVRTADLAARWREGRPLPERPVLITFDDGYEGVHRHALPVLAKHGFTATVFVSTGWIRGAYDTGGGLDTMLDWDQVRELAAADVEIGGHTHTHPQLDQLEDGALRHELIHSREIVTDELGTAPASLAYPYGYSSRRVREAVRETGYGQALAVNNGLARRRQGPYALTRLTVRRSTTAEEFERLVQGRAIARDFARDRALTKGYALVRRARQVRRKVSRSRV, translated from the coding sequence ATGGCTGAGCGGCCCGTACCGATCCTCATGTACCACGCGGTCGCCACCGACCCGAACGCCGCCACCCGCGTGCTGTCGGTGTCCCCGGAGGCCTTCGCCCGGCAGATGGAGATCCTCGCCGAGTCGGGGCTCACGCCGGTCAGGACCGCCGATCTCGCCGCCCGTTGGCGCGAGGGACGGCCGCTGCCCGAGCGGCCCGTCCTGATCACCTTCGACGACGGCTACGAAGGCGTCCACCGCCACGCCCTGCCCGTGCTCGCCAAGCACGGCTTCACGGCCACGGTGTTCGTCTCCACCGGCTGGATCCGCGGTGCGTACGACACGGGCGGCGGCCTGGACACCATGCTGGACTGGGACCAGGTCCGCGAACTCGCCGCGGCGGACGTCGAGATCGGCGGCCACACCCACACGCACCCGCAGCTCGACCAGCTCGAGGACGGCGCGCTGCGCCACGAGCTGATCCACTCCCGGGAGATCGTCACCGACGAACTCGGCACCGCGCCGGCCTCGCTCGCCTACCCGTACGGCTACTCCAGCCGCCGGGTGCGCGAGGCGGTACGCGAGACGGGGTACGGCCAGGCGCTCGCCGTGAACAACGGCCTGGCGCGCCGGCGCCAGGGGCCGTACGCGCTCACCCGCCTCACCGTGCGCCGCAGCACCACGGCCGAGGAGTTCGAGCGGCTCGTCCAGGGCCGTGCGATCGCCCGGGACTTCGCCAGGGACCGTGCCCTCACCAAGGGGTACGCGTTGGTCCGAAGAGCACGACAGGTCCGCCGGAAGGTCTCCCGTTCCCGTGTCTGA